Below is a window of Entelurus aequoreus isolate RoL-2023_Sb linkage group LG07, RoL_Eaeq_v1.1, whole genome shotgun sequence DNA.
TTTACAAAGGTGAAGGTAGAGGCTGTGTTCCTCCTTCCTTTCAGTTGCCAAGAAGACTTAGCCAGGATGCCACATTCATTTGTGTCAATAAATCATTTGAAGTTATACCCCAACAGGATCATGGAGTCCAATCCAGGCAAACTCTACATTCTCCTCTTCAATCAGTCCAAGAACCACCAGATTTTCCAGGAAACTGTGGATGGAGACCAGGTTCCCACCGAAAGATTTGCAAATGTTCTAAAGGCATACACAGAGTCAAAATCAACCATAAATCAAACATATGATTCATTGATTGTAATAGtgttttacaaatgttttccaGCTTCTTATGTATCAACTACTGTGTGGAATGAATGCATACCTCTGCTTCGTCAAACGGCCTAGTCTCATGGCGGAAGCTATAACAGAAACCATCCAACTGAATCCAGCCCTTGGGACAGCAGCCACCTGCAAGACATTTGCTCATCTATATCAACTAAACCCAAACTAAGAAAGTGTGCATTTGAAAAGGTGTCAATAAGTCATAGCTACCAACCATTTTTAATTGGAAGAGAAGTAGAACACTGTGGAGAAGAAAAACACTTTTTTCAAATCAGACTGAACACTGCAGTA
It encodes the following:
- the LOC133653219 gene encoding struthiocalcin-2-like, yielding MAFALRVFFLLCGISGLMSGVCSTSLPIKNGGCCPKGWIQLDGFCYSFRHETRPFDEAENICKSFGGNLVSIHSFLENLVVLGLIEEENVEFAWIGLHDPVGNGVFQWTDGASFGYDNFPKGQPSDQGACVVIYAAGGWFVKDCSFPMPFVCILDTNCCGGR